The proteins below come from a single Bubalus kerabau isolate K-KA32 ecotype Philippines breed swamp buffalo chromosome 19, PCC_UOA_SB_1v2, whole genome shotgun sequence genomic window:
- the KIF26A gene encoding kinesin-like protein KIF26A, with amino-acid sequence MGSRGGPLCAAQPAVAEGGPAREPLQLLEVSPRKRLTSGPEQDPCGSRPAPEGAGPGAEQGHSAGGGGWCRHCHTKLAELKRQAWKLVSGPGTPLRDPCLSALLLDKLPACGPEAERRCDVCAAHLTQLTQEALQLLQAPASREDPDAPGGPSPAPPGPSTAPSPRDGPAAAAGPAGRQSGRAGPDRRKGLAWPSGPSVQVSVAPAGLGGALSTVTIQAQQCLEGMWSVSRVNSFLPPTCLAEAAVAAVAVADTVRDGPPPVGSDGASKTWGLVRPAPGAPPGGSTGPSAAASFFLRAAQKLSLASKRKKPPPPPPSAPRRASTYPTDFSGVLQLWPPPAPPCLLRATSKAKDNPSSVGKVKVMLRIWPEQGAQRSAESTSFLKVDPRKKQVTLYDPAAGPPGSTGPRRAPTAAVPKMFAFDAVFPQDSEQAEVCSGTVADVLQSVVGGADGCIFSFGHASLGKSYTMIGRDSSPQSLGVVPCAISWLFRLMDERRERTGARFSVRVSAVEVCSRGQSLRDLLAEVASGSLQDTQSPGVYLREDLACGAQLQNQSELRAPTAEKAAFYLDAALAAREDARGGSHVLFTLHVYQYRVEKCGRGGMSGGRSRLHLIDLGSCEEAPGGPPSLSLSALGSVILALVSGAKHVPCREHRLTALLRETLATANCRTTMIAHVSDAPARHAETLSTVQLAARIHRLRRKKVKYASSSSGGDSSCEEGRARRPPHLRPFHPRAVAPDPDHLAASSPGDPDYSSSSEQSCDTVIYVGPGGTALSDRELTDSEGPPDFVPIIPALSHPRPTPGPREADHFRCSTFAELQERLGCIPGTEGHPGAQAGPARTGRKPSPPEAAAPRTPVGAPLAASTPRGSPSPDTQRGAPEPPKASADQKEEGTTRPELPTLPDKTTSGGGRRLLPNPAPPPPWQPEAGGASEEPGGGDGGGAIRTPPVGRSGQAERRCPPARGHRLERGLLTTTVTLQQPVELNGEDELVFTLVEELSLGGLAGPGRPSSLASLGSDCSLQALASGSRPVSIISSINDEFDAYTSPPPGGALDGAAWASGSQSSSGSSWLSEVSMCTADSFGRTPAGPPDSVGSEVPAGAPLLGSSVPDGGSPEDSGLQRSERGRLDSPLPAQGPCPTEEAVADPGRHGREPSAVSPRGPASAQTLHSSLPRTPRTTSAAGRVGCPRLATGPPGPGGLFEDPWLLRADDCGPPPLASAGRAPSPAPTLACARRVVDGCEVGRMAHRPEVVAPIPPLRRGATTLGVSTPSASFGDAPAEAAACLGSPKATPASKKSAAPKGGFCARPGGVAPPAPPVRKSSLEHKTGPGPSSPQAGSPAWPGAAAFLRGDGEARPGGRADHSIPRATSSLKARTGKAETACRPATHGSLERCEGLAHGSSKAREAPGRPARAVPRLGVPPTSPTPGPAPACRSSPAKGAGAPKPPSSGSKGRSVAAGGPRALGSSAKPLAPTVGRAPCGPVTGPRAAPRVAPGVGAKASRGTIMGTKQALRATHSRVHELAAGGTRGRGGPSWGSADSDSGNDSGVNVSEERPPASPALPSPYSKVTAPRRPQRYSSGHGSDNSSVLSGELPPAMGRTALFYHSGGSSGYESVLRDSEATGSASSAPDSMSDSGAASPGARSRSLKSPKKRATGLQRRRLNQAPMPDTAALGRKPSLPGQWVDLPPPLAGALKEPFEIKVYEIDDVERLQRRRLPPREGPAEPSQSLEKGPVCASARLRLAERRLQRLQEVRAKRELLRGELAETQGRLMLEPGRWLEQFEVDPGLEPESAEYLVALEHATAALEQCVNLCKAHIMMVTCFDISVAAPATAPGPQEVDV; translated from the exons ATGGGCAGCCGCGGCGGCCCCCTGTGCGCTGCGCAACCCGCG GTGGCCGAGGGCGGCCCGGCCCGCGAGCCGCTGCAGCTGCTGGAAGTGTCCCCCCGCAAGAGGCTGACCTCCGGGCCGGAGCAGGACCCATGCGGCAGCCGCCCTGCGCCCGAGGGCGCCGGGCCGGGCGCAGAGCAAGGCCACTCGGCCGGTGGAGGCGGATGGTGCCGTCACTGCCACACGAAGCTCGCCGAGCTCAAGCGACAGGCCTGGAAGCTGGTCAGCGGTCCTGGGACACCCCTCCGG GACCCCTGCCTCTCGGCTCTGCTTCTGGACAAGCTGCCCGCGTGTGGCCCGGAGGCTGAGCGCCGCTGTGATGTCTGTGCCGCGCACCTGACCCAGCTCACGCAGgaggccctgcagctgctgcaggCGCCCGCCAGCCGCGAGGACCCTGACGCCCCGGGAGGCCCCAGCCCCGCGCCCCCTGGCCCCAGCaccgcccccagccccagggacggacctgcggcggcggcgggcccTGCGGGGAGGCAGTCAGGCCGGGCGGGGCCCGACAGGAGGAAGGGGCTGGCCTGGCCTTCCGGGCCCAGCGTCCAGGTGTCGGTGGCGCCCGCTGGCCTGGGCGGGGCCCTGAGCACGGTCACCATCCAGGCCCAGCAGTGCCTGGAGGGCATGTGGAGCGTCTCCAGGGTCAACAGCTTCCTGCCGCCAACGTGCCTG GCTGAAGCAGCGGTGGCCGCCGTGGCAGTGGCAGACACGGTCCGGGACGGGCCCCCTCCCGTGGGCTCCGATGGCGCGTCGAAGACGTGGGGCCTGGTCAGGCCTGCCCCGGGCGCCCCCCCGGGGGGCTCCACGGGCCCGTCAGCTGCAGCCTCCTTCTTCCTCAG GGCCGCCCAGAAGCTCAGCCTGGCTTCCAAGCGCAAGAAACCCCCCCCGCCGCCGCCCTCCGCCCCGCGCCGGGCCTCCACCTACCCCACGGACTTCAGCGGGGTCCTGCAACTGTGGCCGCCCCCCGCACCCCCTTGCCTGCTCAGGGCCACCTCCAAGGCCAAGGACAACCCAAGCAGTGTTGGCAAG GTGAAGGTCATGCTGCGGATCTGGCCTGAGCAGGGGGCCCAGCGCTCGGCCGAGTCCACGTCCTTCCTCAAGGTGGACCCTCGCAAGAAGCAGGTGACCCTCTACGACCCAGCTGCCGGGCCCCCGGGCAGCACGGGCCCCCGACGTGCCCCTACAGCTGCCGTCCCCAAGATGTTCGCCTTCGACGCGGTCTTCCCCCAGGACTCGGAGCAG GCCGAGGTCTGCTCGGGGACCGTGGCCGACGTGCTCCAGTCGGTGGTGGGTGGGGCTGATGGCTGCATTTTCTCCTTTGGCCATGCAAGCCTCG GCAAGTCCTACACCATGATTGGGAGGGACAGCTCGCCGCAGAGCCTGGGCGTCGTGCCCTGCGCCATCTCTTGGCTCTTCAGGCTCATGGACGAGCGCAGGGAGAGGACGGGCGCCCGCTTCTCCGTCCGCGTCTCGGCCGTGGAGGTGTGCAGCCGGGGCCAGAGCCTGCGGGACCTGCTGGCCGAGGTGGCCTCCGGCAGCCTGCAGGACACCCAGTCCCCGGGCGTGTACCTGCGGGAGGACCTGGCGTGCGGGGCACAG CTCCAGAACCAGAGTGAGCTGCGGGCGCCCACGGCCGAGAAGGCGGCCTTCTACCTGGATGCGGCACTGGCCGCCCGCGAGGACGCCCGGGGAGGCTCCCACGTGCTCTTCACGCTGCACGTGTACCAGTACCGCGTGGAGAAGTGCGGCAGAGGCGGAA TGTCTGGAGGCCGCAGCCGCCTGCACCTCATTGACCTGGGCAGCTGTGAAGAGGCCCCCGGGGGCCCCCCATCACTGTCGTTGTCGGCCTTGGGCAGCGTCATTCTGGCGCTGGTTAGCGGAGCCAAGCACGTGCCCTGCAG GGAGCACAGGCTTACTGCACTGCTGCGGGAGACCCTGGCCACCGCCAACTGCCGAACCACCATGATTGCCCATGTGTCCGATGCGCCAGCCCGCCACGCCGAGACGCTCAGCACCGTGCAGCTGGCTGCCCGTATCCACCGCCTACGCAGGAAGAAGGTCAAG TACGCATCCAGCTCCTCCGGTGGGGACAGCTCGTGTGAGGAAGGCCGTGCCCGTCGCCCCCCGCACCTGCGCCCCTTCCATCCCCGCGCCGTGGCCCCGGACCCCGACCACCTGGCCGCCAGCTCGCCCGGCGACCCCGACTACTCCTCAAGCAGTGAGCAGTCCTGTGACACGGTCATCTACGTGGGGCCTGGCGGGACGGCGCTGTCGGACCGCGAGCTCACGGACAGCGAGGGCCCGCCTGACTTCGTGCCCATCATCCCCGCGCTgagccacccccgccccaccccgggcCCGCGGGAGGCCGACCACTTCCGCTGCAGCACCTTCGCGGAGCTGCAGGAGCGGCTGGGCTGCATTCCCGGCACCGAGGGCCACCCTGGGGCCCAGGCCGGCCCAGCCCGCACAGGCAGGAAGCCCTCGCCGCCCGAGGCCGCGGCCCCCAGGACGCCCGTGGGCGCTCCGCTGGCCGCCAGCACGCCTCGTGGCAGCCCTAGCCCAGACACTCAGCGGGGTGCCCCGGAGCCCCCCAAGGCCAGCGCTGACCAGAAAGAGGAGGGCACCACCAGGCCTGAGCTGCCCACTCTGCCAGATAAGACCACGTCGGGCGGAGGCAGGAGGCTGCTGCCCAACCCGGCCCCACCCCCGCCTTGGCAGCCGGAAGCTGGCGGGGcctctgaggagcctggcgggggtgATGGTGGGGGTGCGATACGGACGCCCCCCGTGGGCAGGAGCGGGCAGGCCGAGCGCCGCTGCCCGCCTGCACGCGGCCACCGGCTGGAACGGGGCCTGCTGACCACCACGGTAACCCTGCAGCAGCCCGTGGAGCTGAACGGGGAGGACGAGCTGGTGTTCACGCTGGTGGAAGAGCTGTCGCTGGGGGGCCTTGCCGGCCCCGGGCGCCCCTCCAGCCTGGCCAGCCTTGGCAGTGACTGCTCCCTGCAGGCCCTGGCCTCGGGCTCGAGGCCAGTGAGCATCATCAGCAGCATCAACGATGAGTTCGACGCATACACCTCACCACCCCCCGGCGGGGCCCTGGACGGGGCAGCCTGGGCGAGTGGCAGCCAGAGCTCGTCTGGCAGCTCCTGGCTCAGCGAGGTCAGCATGTGCACGGCCGACAGCTTTGGCCGCACGCCAGCGGGCCCCCCGGACTCCGTCGGCTCTGAGGTGCCGGCAGGGGCCCCCTTGCTGGGCTCCTCCGTCCCGGACGGTGGGTCTCCGGAGGACAGTGGCCTTCAGCGCTCAGAGCGTGGCAGACTGGACAGTCCCTTGCCCGCCCAGGGTCCTTGTCCCACGGAGGAGGCCGTGGCAGACCCCGGCCGACATGGCCGGGAGCCATCTGCTGTGTCTCCCCGGGGGCCAGCCTCTGCACAGACCCTCCACTCCAGCCTGCCCCGCACACCGAGGACTACCTCCGCAGCCGGTCGCGTGGGCTGCCCCCGCCTGGCCACAGGCCCACCTGGCCCTGGAGGCCTCTTCGAGGACCCTTGGCTGCTCCGGGCTGACGACTGTGGCCCGCCACCCCTGGCTTCAGCCGGcagggcccccagcccagccccgacGCTGGCTTGTGCCCGCAGGGTGGTGGATGGCTGTGAGGTGGGCCGCATGGCCCACAGGCCAGAAGTTGTGGCCCCAATCCCACCCCTGCGGAGGGGGGCCACCACACTGGGGGTGAGCACGCCCTCCGCCTCCTTTGGGGACGCCCCGGCAGAGGCAGCGGCCTGCCTGGGCAGCCCCAAGGCCACCCCCGCCAGCAAGAAGAGCGCGGCTCCCAAGGGGGGCTTCTGTGCGAGGCCTGGAGGTGTGGCCCCCCCAGCACCCCCCGTGCGCAAGTCCAGCCTGGAGCACAAGACCGGCCCCGGGCCGTCCTCTCCGCAGGCCGGGAGCCCGGCTTGGCCCGGGGCTGCTGCCTTCCTCCGAGGGGACGGGGAGGCCAGGCCTGGTGGCCGGGCTGACCACTCCATCCCCAGGGCCACGTCCAGCCTGAAGGCCCGGACTGGCAAGGCAGAGACAGCGTGCCGACCTGCCACCCATGGATCTCTGGAGCGCTGTGAGGGCCTGGCGCACGGCAGCAGcaaggccagggaagcccccggtCGGCCAGCCCGCGCAGTGCCCCGGCTGGGTGTCCCACCCACCAGCCCCACGCCTGGGCCCGCGCCTGCCTGTAGGAGCAGCCCCGCCAAGGGCGCCGGGGCCCCCAAGCCCCCCAGCAGTGGGAGCAAGGGCCGCAGCGTAGCGGCTGGCGGGCCCCGGGCCCTGGGCTCTTCGGCGAAGCCGCTGGCCCCCACGGTGGGGAGGGCCCCTTGCGGCCCCGTGACGGGCCCCAGGGCAGCCCCGCGGGTGGCGCCGGGTGTCGGGGCCAAGGCCAGCCGGGGCACCATCATGGGCACCAAGCAGGCGCTCCGGGCCACCCACAGCCGCGTGCACGAGCTGGCGGCCGGGGGCACCCGCGGCCGGGGCGGCCCCTCCTGGGGCTCGGCCGACTCGGACAGCGGCAACGACAGCGGCGTGAACGTTTCGGAGGAGCGGCCGCCCGCCAGCCCGGCGCTGCCCTCGCCGTACAGCAAGGTGACGGCGCCGCGGCGGCCTCAGCGCTACAGCAGCGGGCACGGCAGCGACAACAGCAGCGTGCTGAGCGGGGAGCTGCCGCCCGCCATGGGCCGCACGGCGCTCTTCTACcacagcggcggcagcagcggctACGAGAGCGTTCTGCGGGACAGCGAGGCCACGGGCAGCGCCTCCTCGGCCCCCGACTCCATGAGCGACAGCGGGGCTGCCTCCCCGGGCGCCCGCTCCCGCAGCCTCAAGTCCCCCAAGAAGAGGGCCACAG GTCTGCAGCGGCGACGGCTGAACCAGGCCCCCATGCCCGACACCGCCGCCCTGGGCCGCAAGCCCAGCCTCCCGGGGCAGTGGGtggacctgcccccacccctggccgGCGCACTGAAGGAGCCCTTCGAGATCAAGGTGTACGAGATTGACGATGTGGAACGGCTGCAGCGGCGCCGTTTGCCCCCCAGGGAGGGCCCGGCGGAG CCCTCCCAGAGCTTGGAAAAG GGCCCGGTGTGCGCCAGTGCCAGGCTGCGGCTGGCCGAGCGCAGGCTGCAGCGGCTGCAGGAGGTGCGGGCGAAGCGGGAGCTGTTGCGCGGGGAGCTGGCCGAGACCCAGGGCCGGCTGATGCTGGAGCCCGGCCGCTGGCTGGAGCAGT TCGAGGTGGACCCGGGGCTGGAGCCCGAGTCGGCTGAGTACCTGGTGGCCCTGGAGCACGCCACTGCCGCCCTGGAGCAGTGCGTGAACCTGTGCAAGGCCCACATCATGATGGTCACCTGCTTCGACATCAGCGTGGCCGCCCCCGCCACCGCCCCGGGGCCCCAGGAGGTGGACGTCTGA